Proteins encoded in a region of the Dreissena polymorpha isolate Duluth1 chromosome 6, UMN_Dpol_1.0, whole genome shotgun sequence genome:
- the LOC127834318 gene encoding uncharacterized protein LOC127834318 yields the protein MGTCICNEHYDPESNCKLDLRDPPTIVDATGDGNCNPRDKACHYIRFTTRDGCSNRTVCSITLKQYKIDGSSTESVVTTVPANCPNNFDAYCPTTVQSRKRREAVDEIIAESYNVSLSNDNSSFSQPETVTVLDTTCVKIENGAAVIMDGYCLIENVCHGNFTDLDECHTCDPTVKRFSWILKDNYCDIGGVCYPSGNVSTISCISECNPTLDKYTWSQRDDVCSIDGQCFNDGDTNTSPEECLYCDRVKDQFSWSQEGGFCYIAGVCYADAAVNPTDACRYCNVSVDTATWQQNVNDSACELEQEEKDDNSVVIGVGAALGTGAAVALAIAIGFYIYKKMHVSKVVAARTTGTLFDTSKNKHFKFRVEPMRTDPVEQLPMSDYNMPSTSVDLNSARVPDNLYN from the exons ATGG GGACGTGCATCTGTAACGAGCACTACGACCCAGAGTCCAACTGCAAACTTGACCTTCGCGATCCTCCAACCATCGTAGATGCCACTGGTGATGGAAACTGTAACCCTAGAGACAAGGCCTGTCACTACATCCGGTTTACAACACGAGACGGATGCAGTAATAGAACTGTCTGTTCCATTACCCTCAAACAG TACAAGATAGATGGATCATCGACCGAATCCGTTGTTACAACGGTACCCGCCAACTGTCCTAACAACTTTGACGCCTATTGTCCAACCACTGTGCAAAGCAGAAAAAGACGAGAGGCCGTCGATGAAATCATCGCAGAATCG TATAATGTGTCCCTTAGCAACGACAACTCCTCGTTCAGTCAACCTGAAACGGTTACAGTGTTGGATACCACTTGCGTAAAAATTGAGAATGGAGCTGCAGTGATTATg gaTGGCTACTGTCTAATCGAAAACGTTTGCCACGGTAACTTCACAGACTTGGACGAGTGTCATACATGCGACCCTACCGTCAAGAGGTTTTCATGGATTCTCAAG GATAATTACTGCGACATAGGAGGAGTGTGTTATCCATCAGGAAATGTTTCAACCATCAGTTGCATATCTGAGTGCAACCCAACCTTGGACAAATACACATGGTCACAGAGG GACGACGTCTGCAGCATTGATGGGCAGTGTTTCAACGACGGGGACACCAACACGTCCCCAGAGGAATGCCTCTACTGTGATCGGGTCAAGGATCAGTTCTCGTGGTCACAGGAG GGTGGGTTTTGCTACATAGCTGGTGTTTGCTACGCCGACGCCGCAGTGAATCCCACAGATGCTTGTCGGTATTGTAACGTTTCCGTAGATACGGCAACTTGGCAACAGAATGTGAACGACTCAG CTTGTGAACTCGAACAAGAAGAAAAGGATGATAATAGCGTGGTTATTGGTGTCGGGGCGGCACTAGGAACCGGAGCTGCCGTAGCACTGGCTATCGCGATTGGGTTCTACATTTACAAGAAAATGCATGTCTCAAAAGTTGTGGCCGCTAG GACCACGGGTACGTTGTTCGATACCTCGAAGAACAAGCACTTCAAGTTCCGAGTGGAACCGATGAGGACAGACCCGGTAGAGCAATTACCCATGTCGGACTACAACATGCCGTCCACTAGTGTGGACCTTAACAGCGCAAGAGTCCCGGACAATCTGTACAACTGA